One Bombus huntii isolate Logan2020A chromosome 12, iyBomHunt1.1, whole genome shotgun sequence DNA segment encodes these proteins:
- the LOC126872001 gene encoding transmembrane protein 245 isoform X1, giving the protein MDSTRSPMDNLFNMLSGFSAGHEKALKQGIYNAVALFFLCLVSAAGFGLYIILRPFVKPLIWALLCGSVLFPFKYSLTTMVQSWFEKTEVSHTPLIINLMVLPVQIVDKVSDSIGSFLWKRIKYIASAFLLGAIPLTIYHYIPTILSCLIWRICLIFSTISGFFITTCNTFTIAFILIGYLSVLYIYWTPNNSIHFRYTSFVIWFMISLYVSNILGAYQIIVFITLQILYLIGFIYEVVGIVENQELENKQMTFMEAICFALTNNLTTNIQQDSFPSFSKSKKVENISKESMDDKISEEDKETKVKKFSSKSMSLDANNRGVMKRLQPPSIPLRDRYLLRRLKTELRMSIDIESDKVDTDKYMYGALYACIGMLLWKHRWMIYILIIPIAFYIIKQLGSYFGVGKMIKNQCNIIIQIIKTWCIERHQALLPVNVRGLYKIGIMVDEKLTKALKASVDSVVTIAVIFGLLIFTTCTSIFITIQVYTEGMHLIHITGEILNSSLMNNSDIDWLPEEWEDSVNSVLDNAYTYGRSAISDGIKGLVKDLDTAKAEQLEKKVLELWDRLYQAWMMSNESPDLIGPTVDVTAAYSVWESFKESFGKTPLQLFNMTNIQNFVKENIGICMSVLDSIWSIVKGNMSVILTIFTELFYIILMSGSAVLNFTLSMVVFFTTLFYLLSSSEKTYKPIELTTVFSPINCHSTLHVEGFAVALQEAVIGVFAATFKLASFFGMWTWFTHNLFQVKIIYLPSAFATILGAVPFLDAYFACIPATLELWFTQGSMTAILFFMFHFLPCNIVVTEFYKEIKGGGHPYLTGLSIVGGVFCLGVEGAIFGPLLLCCIMVAINLSRRYLHSPSEEVIPSYAQIKQ; this is encoded by the exons ATGGATAGTACACGGTCGCCTATGGATAACCTCTTTAACATGCTGTCCGGCTTCAGTGCGGGTCATGAAAAAGCCTTAAAACAAGGCATTTATAATGCCGTGGCACTGTTCTTCTTGTGTCTAGTTTCAGCAGCAGGATTTggattatatattatattgagACCTTTTGTAAAACCTCTAATTTGGGCTCTATTATGTGGCTCTGTTCTATTCCCTTTCAAATATTCGTTAACTACGATGGTACAGTCATGGTTTGAAAAAACGGAAGTGTCTCATACTcctttaataataaatttaatggtGCTGCCTGTACAAATAGTAGACAAAGTATCTGACAGTATAGGATCATTTTTATGGAAACGCATTAAGTACATTGCCAGTGCATTTTTATTGGGTGCGATACCTTTAactatatatcattatatacCTACTATATTAAGTTGCCTTATATGGAGAATATGTCTAATTTTTAGTACTATTTCTGGATTTTTTATAACAACATGCAACACGTTTACG ATTGCTTTTATACTTATTGGATATTTATCTGTGTTGTATATTTATTGGACACCGAATAATTCCATACATTTCCGTTATACCTCATTTGTTATATGGTTCATGATTAGTTTATATGTCTCAAACATATTAGGTGCTTATcaaattattgtatttataacACTACAGATACTATACTTGATAGGATTTATTTATGAGGTAGTAGGCATTGTGGAAAACCaagaattagaaaataaacaaATGACATTTATGGAAGCAATATGCTTTGCATTAACAAATAACTTAACCACAAATATACAACAAGATTCATTTCCTTCGTTTtctaaaagtaaaaaagtagaaaatatcaGTAAAGAGAGCATGGATGACAAGATAAGTGAAGAagacaaagaaacaaaagttaaaaaattctCCAGCAAGTCAATGTCATTGGATGCAAATAATAGAGGTGTAATGAAGAGACTGCAACCACCTAGTATACCATTACGTGATCGTTATTTGTTAAGAAGATTGAAAACAGAATTACGAATGTCTATAGATATAGAAAGTGATAAGGTTGATACTGACAAATACATGTATGGTGCATTATATGCTTGCATTGGTATGCTCCTTTGGAAACATAGGTGGATgatatacattttaattattcctatagccttttatattattaaacaacTTGGGAGTTATTTTGGAGTAGGGAAGATGATTAAAAATCAATGCAacattattatacaaattataaaaacatGGTGTATAGAAAGACATCAAGCTCTCTTACCAGTTAATGTTAGAGgtttatataaaattggaATCATGGTTGatgaaaaattaacaaaagcCTTGAAAGCTTCAGTTGATTCTGTAGTAACAATTGCTGTGATTTTTGGCCTACTTATATTTACTACTTGTACCTCTATTTTTATAACTATACAG GTTTATACAGAAGGTATGCATCTTATTCATATTACTGGAGAGATACTTAATTCATCTTTAATGAATAATTCAGACATTGATTGGTTACCTGAAGAATGGGAAGATTCAGTTAATAGTGTGTTAGATAATGCTTACACATATGGACGAAGTGCTATTTCTGATGGA ATAAAAGGATTGGTAAAAGATTTAGATACTGCAAAGGCTGAACAGTTGGAAAAGAAAGTTTTAGAACTTTGGGATAGACTTTATCAAGCATGGATGATGTCTAATGAAAGTCCTGATTTAATTGGACCTACTGTAGATGTTACAGCAGCTTATTCAGTGTGGGAAAGCTTCAAAGAAAGTTTTGGCAAAACACCTTTAC AACTGTTTAACATGACCAATATACAAAACtttgtaaaagaaaatattgggaTTTGTATGTCAGTGTTGGACTCCATTTGGAGCATAGTGAAGGGAAATATGTCTGTgatattaacaatttttacagaattattttatattatacttatGAGTGGATCAGCAGTACTTAACTTCACTCTCAGTATG gTGGTGTTTTTTACGACGCTTTTTTACCTCCTTAGTTCTAGTGAAAAAACATACAAACCCATTGAGTTAACTACAGTATTTAGTCCTATTAATTGTCACAG CACTCTCCATGTTGAGGG GTTTGCTGTAGCATTACAAGAAGCAGTAATTGGAGTATTTGCTGCAACATTTAAACTTGCTTCTTTCTTTGGCATGTGGACATGGTTTACACATAATTTGTTCcaagtaaaaataatttatttaccaTCAGCTTTTGCAACAATACTCGGTGCCGTGCCATTTTTGGATGCATATTTTGCTTGCATCCCAGCTACTTTGGAACTCTGGTTTACTCAAGGATCTATGACTGCTATTCTGTTTTTCatgtttcattttcttccttgCAATATTGTGGTAACTGAATTCTACAAAGAAATTAAAGG
- the LOC126872001 gene encoding transmembrane protein 245 isoform X2: MDSTRSPMDNLFNMLSGFSAGHEKALKQGIYNAVALFFLCLVSAAGFGLYIILRPFVKPLIWALLCGSVLFPFKYSLTTMVQSWFEKTEVSHTPLIINLMVLPVQIVDKVSDSIGSFLWKRIKYIASAFLLGAIPLTIYHYIPTILSCLIWRICLIFSTISGFFITTCNTFTIAFILIGYLSVLYIYWTPNNSIHFRYTSFVIWFMISLYVSNILGAYQIIVFITLQILYLIGFIYEVVGIVENQELENKQMTFMEAICFALTNNLTTNIQQDSFPSFSKSKKVENISKESMDDKISEEDKETKVKKFSSKSMSLDANNRGVMKRLQPPSIPLRDRYLLRRLKTELRMSIDIESDKVDTDKYMYGALYACIGMLLWKHRWMIYILIIPIAFYIIKQLGSYFGVGKMIKNQCNIIIQIIKTWCIERHQALLPVNVRGLYKIGIMVDEKLTKALKASVDSVVTIAVIFGLLIFTTCTSIFITIQVYTEGMHLIHITGEILNSSLMNNSDIDWLPEEWEDSVNSVLDNAYTYGRSAISDGIKGLVKDLDTAKAEQLEKKVLELWDRLYQAWMMSNESPDLIGPTVDVTAAYSVWESFKESFGKTPLQLFNMTNIQNFVKENIGICMSVLDSIWSIVKGNMSVILTIFTELFYIILMSGSAVLNFTLSMVVFFTTLFYLLSSSEKTYKPIELTTVFSPINCHRFAVALQEAVIGVFAATFKLASFFGMWTWFTHNLFQVKIIYLPSAFATILGAVPFLDAYFACIPATLELWFTQGSMTAILFFMFHFLPCNIVVTEFYKEIKGGGHPYLTGLSIVGGVFCLGVEGAIFGPLLLCCIMVAINLSRRYLHSPSEEVIPSYAQIKQ; encoded by the exons ATGGATAGTACACGGTCGCCTATGGATAACCTCTTTAACATGCTGTCCGGCTTCAGTGCGGGTCATGAAAAAGCCTTAAAACAAGGCATTTATAATGCCGTGGCACTGTTCTTCTTGTGTCTAGTTTCAGCAGCAGGATTTggattatatattatattgagACCTTTTGTAAAACCTCTAATTTGGGCTCTATTATGTGGCTCTGTTCTATTCCCTTTCAAATATTCGTTAACTACGATGGTACAGTCATGGTTTGAAAAAACGGAAGTGTCTCATACTcctttaataataaatttaatggtGCTGCCTGTACAAATAGTAGACAAAGTATCTGACAGTATAGGATCATTTTTATGGAAACGCATTAAGTACATTGCCAGTGCATTTTTATTGGGTGCGATACCTTTAactatatatcattatatacCTACTATATTAAGTTGCCTTATATGGAGAATATGTCTAATTTTTAGTACTATTTCTGGATTTTTTATAACAACATGCAACACGTTTACG ATTGCTTTTATACTTATTGGATATTTATCTGTGTTGTATATTTATTGGACACCGAATAATTCCATACATTTCCGTTATACCTCATTTGTTATATGGTTCATGATTAGTTTATATGTCTCAAACATATTAGGTGCTTATcaaattattgtatttataacACTACAGATACTATACTTGATAGGATTTATTTATGAGGTAGTAGGCATTGTGGAAAACCaagaattagaaaataaacaaATGACATTTATGGAAGCAATATGCTTTGCATTAACAAATAACTTAACCACAAATATACAACAAGATTCATTTCCTTCGTTTtctaaaagtaaaaaagtagaaaatatcaGTAAAGAGAGCATGGATGACAAGATAAGTGAAGAagacaaagaaacaaaagttaaaaaattctCCAGCAAGTCAATGTCATTGGATGCAAATAATAGAGGTGTAATGAAGAGACTGCAACCACCTAGTATACCATTACGTGATCGTTATTTGTTAAGAAGATTGAAAACAGAATTACGAATGTCTATAGATATAGAAAGTGATAAGGTTGATACTGACAAATACATGTATGGTGCATTATATGCTTGCATTGGTATGCTCCTTTGGAAACATAGGTGGATgatatacattttaattattcctatagccttttatattattaaacaacTTGGGAGTTATTTTGGAGTAGGGAAGATGATTAAAAATCAATGCAacattattatacaaattataaaaacatGGTGTATAGAAAGACATCAAGCTCTCTTACCAGTTAATGTTAGAGgtttatataaaattggaATCATGGTTGatgaaaaattaacaaaagcCTTGAAAGCTTCAGTTGATTCTGTAGTAACAATTGCTGTGATTTTTGGCCTACTTATATTTACTACTTGTACCTCTATTTTTATAACTATACAG GTTTATACAGAAGGTATGCATCTTATTCATATTACTGGAGAGATACTTAATTCATCTTTAATGAATAATTCAGACATTGATTGGTTACCTGAAGAATGGGAAGATTCAGTTAATAGTGTGTTAGATAATGCTTACACATATGGACGAAGTGCTATTTCTGATGGA ATAAAAGGATTGGTAAAAGATTTAGATACTGCAAAGGCTGAACAGTTGGAAAAGAAAGTTTTAGAACTTTGGGATAGACTTTATCAAGCATGGATGATGTCTAATGAAAGTCCTGATTTAATTGGACCTACTGTAGATGTTACAGCAGCTTATTCAGTGTGGGAAAGCTTCAAAGAAAGTTTTGGCAAAACACCTTTAC AACTGTTTAACATGACCAATATACAAAACtttgtaaaagaaaatattgggaTTTGTATGTCAGTGTTGGACTCCATTTGGAGCATAGTGAAGGGAAATATGTCTGTgatattaacaatttttacagaattattttatattatacttatGAGTGGATCAGCAGTACTTAACTTCACTCTCAGTATG gTGGTGTTTTTTACGACGCTTTTTTACCTCCTTAGTTCTAGTGAAAAAACATACAAACCCATTGAGTTAACTACAGTATTTAGTCCTATTAATTGTCACAG GTTTGCTGTAGCATTACAAGAAGCAGTAATTGGAGTATTTGCTGCAACATTTAAACTTGCTTCTTTCTTTGGCATGTGGACATGGTTTACACATAATTTGTTCcaagtaaaaataatttatttaccaTCAGCTTTTGCAACAATACTCGGTGCCGTGCCATTTTTGGATGCATATTTTGCTTGCATCCCAGCTACTTTGGAACTCTGGTTTACTCAAGGATCTATGACTGCTATTCTGTTTTTCatgtttcattttcttccttgCAATATTGTGGTAACTGAATTCTACAAAGAAATTAAAGG